In Solanum stenotomum isolate F172 chromosome 6, ASM1918654v1, whole genome shotgun sequence, one DNA window encodes the following:
- the LOC125868769 gene encoding probable transcription factor At5g61620, with product MTKQTIKLFGVEISVNNVSSYGEESTSDKGGMSCTSRSCKGKRWSEDEQRAFLIGLDKLGKGNWTRIAKDFVPSRTPTQVASHAQKYFDRQKENRALKRNKSSVFDINLDQESSNTCPELVLKRVLKDNKKKGKQVLNEESPISPMPISYRLPPNVSFNGSYGYCYVPMNNYQFNFVSSSTNAIPVVHRASSQSSSASLDNIDLTL from the coding sequence ATGACAAAACAAACCATCAAATTGTTTGGCGTTGAAATTAGTGTGAACAATGTTTCTTCTTATGGAGAAGAATCAACAAGTGACAAGGGCGGGATGAGTTGTACTAGTCGTAGTTGTAAGGGAAAAAGATGGAGTGAAGATGAACAGAGAGCGTTCTTGATTGGATTGGACAAACTTGGAAAAGGAAATTGGACTCGAATTGCTAAAGACTTTGTGCCAAGCAGAACACCAACACAAGTTGCGAGTCATGCCCAGAAATATTTTGACAGACAAAAAGAGAACAGAGCACTCAAACGCAACAAGTCTAGTGTATTTGACATTAATTTGGACCAAGAATCCTCAAATACTTGTCCAGAATTGGTGTTGAAAAGGGTATTAAAGGACAATAAGAAGAAAGGCAAACAAGTTTTGAATGAAGAAAGTCCAATTTCACCAATGCCAATTAGCTACAGACTTCCTCCCAATGTTTCGTTTAATGGAAGCTATGGCTATTGCTATGTTCCGATGAACAATTATCAGTTTAATTTTGTCTCATCATCAACTAATGCAATTCCAGTTGTCCATCGGGCTTCGTCTCAGTCTAGTTCTGCGTCCTTGGATAATATAGATCTAACTCTCTAG
- the LOC125868768 gene encoding transcription factor MYB1R1-like: MRDSNRSFKLFGVTISTDDNEDSASRNKGKRWSEDEHRAFLSGLEKLGSGNWTEIAKQFVPSRTKTQISSHAQKYFAWLKTKNDKAAKSTSAVELSSSTTSEKETLNEEIPLSPMPINYRVPNDFVPHVSNTENNGDSVDFLSRKQEGKWTEDEHEAFLIGLDKVGRNWTRVSKEFVPSRTPTQITSHAQKYFDNQKNNRGPKRSVFEINFDQESTSTCPESVMKGKEVLK, translated from the coding sequence atgcGGGATAGCAATCGTAGTTTTAAACTATTTGGTGTTACGATCAGTACTGACGATAATGAGGATTCGGCATCAAGAAACAAGGGAAAAAGATGGAGTGAAGATGAACATAGGGCGTTCTTGAGTGGATTGGAGAAACTTGGAAGTGGAAATTGGACTGAAATTGCTAAACAGTTTGTGCCAAGCAGAACGAAAACACAAATTTCCAGTCATGCCCAGAAATATTTTGCATGGCTCAAGACTAAGAATGACAAAGCAGCAAAATCGACAAGTGCTGTTGAGTTATCGTCGTCCACTACTTCAGAGAAAGAAACTTTGAATGAAGAAATTCCACTTTCACCAATGCCAATCAACTACAGAGTTCCTAATGATTTTGTGCCTCATGTTTCTAATACTGAGAATAATGGGGATTCAGTTGATTTTCTATCAAGAAAGCAAGAAGGAAAATGGACTGAAGATGAACACGAAGCGTTCTTGATTGGATTGGACAAAGTTGGAAGAAATTGGACTAGGGTTTCTAAAGAGTTTGTGCCAAGCAGGACACCAACGCAAATTACGAGTCATGCCcagaaatattttgacaatCAAAAAAACAACAGAGGACCCAAACGCAGTGTCTTCGAGATTAATTTTGACCAAGAATCCACAAGTACTTGTCCAGAATCCGTGATGAAAGGCAAAGAAGTTTTGAAATGA